DNA sequence from the Bacillota bacterium genome:
TGGCAGCCATCCTCCTCGCCATTGCCCTACTGGTCCTCTACCAACGGCCGGCAAAGGAAAGGGATCCCTGGGCCCTTTTGCTGACCACCACCCAACCCCGGGGTACTAAGGCGCTAGATTACTCGCCCCTTGTGGCCCAGCTTGAAGAATACATCGCCGCCGTAGACAACGCCCAGTTCGGCATCTACTTTCAGGATCTCCATTCGGGCCAGGCCTTTGGGATCAACGAGGAGCACCCCTTCACCGCCGCCAGTACCATTAAGGTCCCCTTAGTTCTATATCTCAACCATCTGGTCGCCGAAGGCAAGGAAGACTTTAACACCCGGATCCGTTATGTGCCGGAACGACACCACCAGGGGGGCAACGGTGTTTTGCAATATGATGGCCGGGAAGAGTTCGAATATTCCCTCCGGATCCTGAGCAATCTGACCATCACCATCAGTGATAACATAGCCACGGCGATGTTACTGGACTATCTGGGCCGACCTAACTTCGTCGATTACATGAAAAGCCTCGGGGGCAAGACAGTCTATCCCACCGGTAAAAACGTGACCACCGCCCGGGATATGGGGGTCTACCTCAACGCACTATTGGACTTCGCAAAAGAACATCCCCACCTCGGGCAGCGGATCCTAGATGACATGGCCCACTCCATTTTCCATATCGGCATCCCCCAATTCTTACCCAAAGACATTGTCGTCGCCCACAAGGAAGGAGATCTGGACGGAGTCACCAACGACGTGGGAATCGTCTTTACAGAACACCCCTATATCCTCGCGGTCCTTTGCATGGGCGGCATCAGCTATGACGAAGGGTTTGCCCACATCGGGGCCATCAGCAGACTGGTGTATGACTACCAGTCCCAGCTGTCCCGCCACTAGCCAGCGGTAAAGTGTGCCAGTGATGAAACCGCACCACCCCGGCAACACTACAACCACAGGAAAACTGGAGAGGTGGACAATCTTTGCAAGTAACATCGATCTTCCAAAACATCGAAATCACTGTGCCCATCTTACCTTCCCTGGCCAGGCTCTTTGAGCGCCGCACCGAAACCTACGGTCCCGGGGAAGAAGTCGCCCCCCATCTAAAGATTCACTTTTCCCAAAGCGCACCCGCGGAACTGGTCCAGCGGATCCGCCACGGCAAGTTTGACGATCCCCACTGGGTTAAGCTGTGCCTGATGGGCAGCCGCCTTCGCACCCTGCGGGACTTGCGGGATCTTTTGGTGCTCAACTACCTGGGGGATCATTTCCAACGGAGCGGTCTTGTGCTTTACCCCCATCAGTTGAACGCCGTCAGAAAGGTGGTCCATCAGATGAACGGCCGGGCAATCTTGGCCGATGAGGTGGGGCTGGGGAAGACCATTGAAGCCGGCATGATCCTGAAAGAATATATTCTCCGCAACGAAGTACACAACGCTCTCATTCTCGTCCCCTCCACCCTGGTCTGGCAGTGGTTCTTTGAGCTGAAGGACAAATTCAATATCCCGGTACGCATCCAACGCACCCTTTACGATTGGGACAAAGGTGGGTATCTCATCGCCTCTATCGACACGGCTAAAAGGCCCGAAAACCGCGAGATTATTTGTCAACAACACTATGATCTGGTGATCGTCGATGAAGCCCACAAACTAAAGAACGAAAGGACCCAGAACTACCAGTTGGTAAACTCCATCGTGAAGAAGTATTTCTTGCTCTTGACCGCCACGCCAGTCCAAAACGATCTTAAGGAACTATACAACCTCATCAACCTGCTGCGCCCAGGGCAGCTGGGCACCTACCGGGATTTTCAAAACAACTTCACCCTCGATAAGCGCATCACCCAAAACACCGAAAGGTTAAGGGAATTGATCAGCTCCGTCATGATCCGCAACCGGCGGGGAAAGGACACCATCGAACTTCCCCAGCGCATCGTGAACTTGGTACCGGTAACCATGACCGAGGGGGAAGCAAAGCTGTATCAGCAGATCCTGGAATTCGTCCGGATCAGGACGGAACTGGTACCTGGTAACATACTTGCGGATCTCACCCTACTACGGGAAGCCTGTTCCAGTCCCCAGGCGGTAGCTTTCACCTTGGAAAACATCCTTGATCAAGGGGTGGGCGCAAGCGCCTGTCAATATCTATGCCATCTTTTGGGTTTGGCCCTATCCATCGAGCGCACCGCCAAGATGGACTGCATCCTGGAGCTTTTGGAGCAGCTTGATGAAAAGGTCATCATCTTTACGGAGTACAAGGCCACCCAGCTGGCCCTGTGGCGGCTCCTTACCCAAAAGGGGTACCCGACGTTGATCTTTAACGGGGAGCTTTCCCGCAGTCAAAAGCACTGGATCCGTTCCCTTTTCAAAGTCAAAGCCCAAGTGCTCGTCTCCACGGAGTCGGGGGGAGAAGGACTTAACCTACAGTTTTGTCGGAACGTGATCAATTTCGATCTCCCCTGGAACCCACTGCGCATCGAACAGCGCATCGGGCGGGTCCACCGCCTAGGCCAAACCAAGGACGTCCAGATCTTCAACCTGGCCACCACCAACACCATCGAGGAACACATCCTTTACCTGCTCCATGAAAAGTTGGACCTCTTCCGCCAGGTGGTGGGAGACCTGGACAGCATCCTCAGCAAGAAGGGCACAAACTTCGAACAGCGGCTGGCAACCCTGCTCCTCAAACATAGGGAGAAAAATGCCCTCTTGTCTGCCCTGGACAGGTTTGCCCAGGAGCTAACAACCAAAAAGCAACGGGATGCGTCCCAGCAAACCAATCTGGAAGCACTACTGGGAGGATAGATGATGGAACAGGCTGTGAAGGAATTTACCTTAGAGTTCTTTGCCACCCTGGGGGCAGCCCTCCATGACCAGGGGGGACTGCTCCGGGTCCAGTTGACCGACGATCAAGTCAGTGAAATCGAAAACCGGTTCAGCAAGCCTGCGGTATGGGAGTTTGTCTTCACGAAAGAGGATCTTGACCGCTACCCCCAGGCAGAACTCTTGCGACCCGGTTCCCGGCGGTTGGACCAACTGATCGACACCGCGGCCCACAAGGGCTGGCTTTGCCGGCGATATATCAGCAAGGGAGCTTCGGTCCTCCGGCCCCATATTCTCTTTCACTTCCGTCTAACCTTCACTGGAAGCCACCAACCCGACCGGCTCCTTTCCCTCGGTGTGGACTTAACCAGGGGCATCCTAGTGGAGGATTTGGCAAAGCAAGTGGAAAGGGAGCAGGGAGAAAGCTCTCCTCCGGCGGGGGTTACCCTGCTGCCCCGGAAGATCGGTTACCGCCGGGCGTACCGCCTGGCCTGTGAAGGAATCAAAGCATTGCTCCAGGCAGAAGACCACCGTTGGGCGGAGAGTGCCGCCCTCAGCCTGACCCAAGAACGCCGGCACCTGCAGGAGCACTACCGCCGTCTCCAAGAGCAACAGCCGGGACAGGATCTGGCCAAGGAACTAGAGACCCGCCTCCGGGAACAAGAACAGCGCTTCTCCCCGAAGATCCTGGCCTACCCGGTGGCTACGGAACTTGTGTTTTTGCCGGAAAATTAAGGGCCCTGCTTGCGGGGCCCTTGGGTTGGAATGGGGGTAACATTACTCCTGCGGGGACTTTAAGTCAGCAATCACTGCGGCCAGGACGTTGGCGAACAATTCTGCGGACTTAAGGGCCTGCTTGAGTGTGTTCCCACGGTAATCACCGATATAGACCACCACTGAGTTATCCAGGTAATTGCCGTTGAGATTCTCATGTTTCACCTGGATCCGTCGCAGCAACCCCGGATACATCTCTTCCATTTTGTCCCGCAGCTTTTCCGCAAAGGCCAAATTGGCTGCGGCTCTGGGGTTGCTGGCGTCGCCGGTCACCAGCAGGATGGTTGCGGCCTCTTCACCGTTAATCTTGGTCACCGTATACCCCTCACCCCGGTCGGGCAAGCCGTCCCGATGCACGTCGATCACAAACTCGATGGTGGGGTACTTCTGCAGGGCCGCTTCGATGGTACTCTTTGCCCGGGTGTAGGCCTCACTCCAACGGGGATAATCATGGACTGTGACATCGTGCACCGCCAGGATCCCCTTGGTGGCAAGGTGATTCACCAACGCCTCCCCCACTCGCACAATGTCCCCTTCCTGACCCTTGGTGGTGTTAGCTTCATTGGGCGAGTAGTTCTCCGATGCGTGCGCATGGTACACCAGCACACTGACTTCCACCGTCGGCGGTGGCGCCACGTCCTCAACCTCTGTCCGCGGCTCCTCCGGTGGTGGGGGCTCCGCCCCGGGGAAGAGTCCAAAGATCTTTGCGGCAATCGCTCCCACAACAACCAGTACTATTAGGATGAACACAAGACCTGGCCCGTCTTTTTTGGGTGTTCGTAAGTTAGCCATGTCCTTTCCCCCCTTCCGAGATAAATATATTCCGCCCCCAGGCGAAATATAACAGGGAGGATGACAAGTCCAAAAAAGACGGGCCGCCTACATATCAGAGGGGTCCCGTACCCGCGGGAACCACTTTGCTCTCTTCGGCGGTGAAGTGCCAGCGCACCACACCGGCACCCGCCGTTCCTAGGTCCATACCATTTACCCGGAGAGTAACCACATCACCGCGCCCAAACTTGGCATAGATCTCGGTCCCCTGAAACATTCTGATCTCACCGATCGGCAGAAAATCATAGTAGGCCCGCTGGCCATCGACATAAAGTTCCAGCCAACAACTGTCCTCCGCCGAAACCTCCAATACCAAGGACGGGGCCACAGCCTGCACCCCAGCCAGGCCTTCTTCGGCCCCCACGTCCTCCTGTTCACCCGTCTGCGGTGGCGTGGCGTCCACCGGTTCCTCGGGCAACTGTGCCGGCTCCTCCGACATTTCTTCCTCTAGTTCCCTTTCCTCTTGCTCTACCCCCACTGCGGGGTTCGTCCCCGGCTCCGGCGGTACCACTGCGGTGTCCGCCGGCGGTGCCAAGGCATCCACATCGGACCCCAGTCCTTCCTCCTGCCACACTCCAGAACTGGGTAGATTCGGCTCCGCTGGCGTCGGCCGGTAGTATTCCCACAGTTTGTACCCGATGAAGGCCAGGATCACCAAAAGCAAAGCGGTTAGAATCGCCCGTCCGAAGGAAGGTTTGGCTATCTTCAGTTCCCGGATGCTGGCATCTTGGCTAGCGGCACTCTGGCCATAGGAAGTTTCGTCTTCGACCACCGTGGGCCCCTTTAACTGCTCGTACCAGGTGAGCACATTCTCCCCAGGCACTCCCACTGCCTCCGCGTAGCTTTTCAGGAAACCCTTCAAGTATACCTCGCCGGGGATCACCTCAAAGTCGCCTTCCTCGATAGCCCGCAGATACTTGATCCGGATCTTGGTGATCTGCTCTAACTCCTCGAGGGTGATTCCCTTCTTCTGCCGCTCTTGGTAAAGAAAGTCGCCCAACTCCCGCACAATTCTTCCCCCCCTTTGCCCTTCGGCATTACTCCGTAGCTTTGTATTCCGTTGAACGAACTAAGACCTCCCGGGGTTTGCTCCCCAGGGACGGTCCCACAATCCCGCGGGCTTCCATCATGTCAATGAGGCGACCGGCCCGGTTGTAACCGATCCTGAACCGGCGCTGCAACATGGAAACCGAAGCTTGTCCCGTCTCCAGCACCAACTGCACCGCTTCATCGTACAGCTCGTCGGTTTCGTCGAAAACGTCCCCCACGGTGTCGGGCTCAGTGATCTCCACGATGTACTCGGGACTACCTTGTTTTTTCCAAAAGGTCACCAACTTGTTGACCTCTTCATCAGATACGAAGGCTCCCTGGGCCCGAAAAGGTTTGGTGGCTCCCATGGGGTAAAAGAGCATATCACCTTTACCCAACAATCGCTCGGCACCTACACAGTCAAGAATCGTGCGGGAGTCCACCCCCGAGGAAACGGCAAAGGCAATCCGCGATGGGATGTTAGCCTTGATTAGACCCGTAATCACATCCACCGAAGGCCGCTGGGTGGCAATCACCAGGTAAATCCCCGCAGCCCGAGCCATCTGGGCCAAACGGCAAATGGACTCCTCCACATCCTTGGCCGCCACCATCATCAAATCCGCCAGCTCATCGATAACCACCACGATCCGCGACAAATAAGCCAGTTCTTCCTCCGCCTCCGTGGGTTCTTTAGTAGTTTGCTTTTCCACCCAGCGATTATACCCGTCAATATTCCGCACCCCCACCTCGGCAAAGAGGGAGTACCGCCTTTCCATCTCTCTGACCACCCACTTGAGGGTTTCCGAAGCCTGCCGGGGGTCCGTCACCACCGGAGCGATCAGATGGGGGATCCCATCGTAAACCGCCAACTCCACCCGTTTCGGGTCAATCAGGATCAGCTTCACCTCATCGGGCTTAGCACCATAAAGTAAACTAGCGATGATGCAGTTGATACACACACTCTTTCCAGAACCGGTGGCCCCGGCAATAAGCAGGTGGGGCAAACGATCCAGGGAGGCAATCACCGGTTTTCCCGCCACGTTCTTCCCCACGGCCACCGCGAGCTTAGAGGTGGCGTTGCGGAACTCATCGGTATCCAAAAGCTCCCGCAGGTAGACACTTTCCGTTTCCCGATTGGGCACCTCGACCCCCACCACCGATTTTCCGGGCACCGGTGCCTCAATCCGTACATCCTGGGCCGCTAGGGCCAAGGCAATATCATCCGCGAGGCCAGTGATACGGCTCACCTTGATCCCCGCGGGGGGCTGAATCTCAAACCGGGTGACCACCGGACCCCGCAGCACATTGGCGATCTTGGCCTCGATCCCGAAACTCCGTAAGGTCTCCAGAAGAAGCTCCCCCGCCTCCTGGATACCATCATCGGAGACAGGCTGCGGCTTCTTCTTCTGCAAAAGGGACAGGGGAGGCAACCGCAAGGTCCCCTTGGGCTTCTTGACCGAAGCCGACCCGCTCTTGGGCGGCTTCTTCGACGGCTTCGAAGGCACCTCTTCGTGCTCTTCGTCCAAGGGTTCCAGCTCTTCCTCCTCTACTTCCAGCTCCTCCTCCAGGGGCAGGGTCTCTTGCTTTGCCCCTAGGGGCAGTTCCTCCGTCTCCTCTTCCTCCAGGTCCCCGAACTCCTCCTCCGCCCCCTTCCGCCGGAACAACCAGTCCCGCAACTGAGACAATTCATCCACCAGGCCCTGGCCGAAATGGACCAGCCCCCGCCCCAGTAGGCCGAAGACCCCGGTGAATCGTCCCGCCACCCACTGGGTCTGCCGGGACAGTGGGGTATCGATGAAAAGCTCAATGGCAATCAAGGTTGCTGCCACGAGGACGATGTAGGTACCCTTGCTGCCAAAGGCCTTCAGCAGGGCTGCAGCCAGGATCCGCCCCAACACCCCGCCACCATCGCTATACTTCTCCGTGGTGGGAAAGGACACAGGGGTACGCACCAGATGTAAGACCACAACCAAAACCAGTCCCAGCAAGATCAGGGCCAAGGTACGGGATCGGCCGATGGTCCCGACATATCCCTTCAAGAAGGTGGCACCACCGCAGAAAAACAGGATCAAAAGCGCGATGGGGGCCGCTGAACCAAGGAGCCAACGGCATACTTCCGTCATATACTTCCCCACCACACCGGTTACTGGCCAATACAGGCCGATCAGGCCAAAGATGGCAACAGCCATCACAATGATCCCGATGATCTCCCCACGCCGACGGGAGGATACCAGTTTTGTCTCACTGCCTGTGGCAAGACCACCCTGATTCACCATTAATCACCTCAAGTAAGACATCAACACTAGATTCGACACAAGATTTACAAATACCTTTAGCGGAGCATAACCACCGCTCCATGGCGTCCCGTAGCGGAATACCCCTGCTGTTGGGCCCCACGGTGGGAAAAGAACAAATCCCCGTGGCACTTTGTACAAAGACCACTCACCAGGATGTTCCCGGAGGGCAGACCGTAGTCCACAAGAATTTGCCTGTTGATCCCCTGCAGATCCAAGGTGGAATCAACGGGCCGCCCAAACTTCTCCGCAAAGAGCCGGCGGACCTCCTCCCCCACCGTATAACAACAGGCACCGATGGCGGGACCAATTATGACCTGGATCCGATCCAGGTCACAGCCGAATTGTCCCTCCAGGACCCTAAGCATACGGGCGGCGATCCCTTCCAGGGTACCCCGCCAACCGGCATGGGCCACAGCACACACCCGCGGTGCCGGACAATAATACAGCAGGGGTACGCAATCGGCATAGAAACATACCAAAGGTACACCCCGCTGGGCCGTCACCAGGCCGTCCACCTCCCAGAGTCCCTCCTGGCTTTGGGCTCCCCGACCGGCCTCGGCAGCACCAACGATCGCGATGTCTGTTCCGTGGACCTGGGCAGCACAGGTCATCAATTCCGCAGAAAAACCCAGGGCCCGGGCCAGGCGGCGGCGATTCTCCAACACTAGCCCAGGCTCATCACCCACATGCAAGCCCAGGTTCAGGGTACCGTAGGGTCCAGTACTGACCCCCCCACCCCGGGTGCTGACGCAAAGAACAGCGTCCTGCGCACCCACCGCCTCCAAGAACAACAAGCCTCCCCTACGTCGCCAAGCCAGTTTCATCCGACTTCACCGGGTCCCCACACGTAGCACGAAGACCCAGTGTGACCTCCTTTCCTCCGGGGCTTTCACCGTGCAGCCCAAATCAAAACAGCAAGGATCCCGGTTACCCACAAACCCTGCCTCTCGGCCTAATCGTCCTTGGCAGACCGTCTCTGATCCGCCAGCAGACCTTCCAATTCCTCGAGGAAACGGTTAATATCCTTAAACTGCCGATAGACCGAAGCAAAGCGCACGTAAGCCACCTCATCGGTCTTCAGCAAAGCATCCATCACCAGCTCCCCGATAAACTGGGAACTTACCTCCCGTTGACCCGTGGCATAGATCCTCCGCTCGATCTCATCTACCATCTGCTCCACCTGTTGGCCACTCACCGGTCGCTTTTCCAGAGCCTTGATCATGCCGCCGATGATCTTGTTCCGATCATACATCTCCCGCCGGCCATCCTTCTTCACCACCATTAAAGGATACTCCTCGGGCCGTTCATAGGTGGTAAAACGGCGTTTGCAGACACTGCATTCCCGCCGGCGGCGGATGGCATTGCGTTCCTGTATCATCCGGGTGTCCACCACCCGGCTACCACTCTGTGCGCAAAAGGGACATCTCACCCCGTCACCGCCGCGATCCACCGTTTTAGATCCACGGCGGCCCACCCCCTTCTTAATTCTCTTCTCCGTCCGTTCCTCAAGCAAAGCAACGAGATAACCAGCTCCCTGGCCACCGACACCGGAACCCTATTGCCAATCCTTAGCCTACACCGGAAATATGACCCTTACAACCAAGGGACACCGACTATGTAATCGTATGTGAGGCGCATCATCGCGTCCGGTGGCATCCCTTCCTATTGTATATAACCCCCGTCTTGGTTCCGAAGGACCCCCGGGAGTAGGTCGTACCTGAGGGATGGGCCGGGTATCGTCGGCAAGAGGTCCTCCGCCCCGGAGGCTACTACCCGGCCACGGTTTTCCGCGGTTTTAGACAGCCCTGGACAAAGGCCCGGTAGGGCTGAGAAAACCGCTATAATTCAATTGTACTGCAATTGCAGGGGCATCGCAAATACAAGGGGCAGGAAATGGGGGAAGAAAAAAAGACAAAAAAAGAGCCGCACTGAACCTGCGGCCACTGGCAAGAGGTTATGTTTACCCTATGCACCCACGTTCGCTGGCAATTCCACGAGAATCACATCCACCCCGATCTTCTTGATCCTTTCGATGGGGATCTGGATATCCTCACCCCGGCCAAAGAAATTGAACAGCTTCTGGGGTGCAGGCAGAATCACTGCGTTGATCCGTCCCGTCTCTAGGTCCACGTCTAGATCGTAAATGTACCCTAGTTTGCGACCATCGGCAATATTCACTACATCCCGCATGCGTAACTCACTGGCTTTCAGTTGCACCGGCTACCCCTCCCACCTTCGGTAGGAATCATCCAGATACCTTAATATATGCAGGGGGAGGGAAAGGTGTTACTTTCCCGCGGCCAAGGCACTCCACCACTGGCGTAACTGCAATCCTCCCTTGACTAGCCACTGGGGTAAGTAGTCGATGAATTTCCATCGATACTGAATCTTCACCGTCCCAGTACCACTTTCGGCAGCCTCGGTGGTATTCTTGGGCACGATCTGGGTTTCCTGATCCTCGATAAGACACAGGGGCGGGAATAGCACACACCACCAATTGTCCCCCTGCCCCCCTCCGATGATCACCCGCACCGCCAGGTAATCACCCGCGGGCACCTCCAAATCCCCGTAGGTCCGATCAGGGAAGGGATGGACCCCCATCTCCACTTGTACTGGATAGTCGTAACCCATGGCGATCACAGGGCCCCGGGCCACCTCCGCCAACCAGGACAAGTTCTCCGCCAGGATCACCGCCGCCTCGTCCTTACTCTTCACATCCTGCAACAACTCCTTGGTGGCCAATCGCACCACATCCCGTACCAATAGTTTCAACTGCTGATCCTCAGGATCATTGCTGTTGGCCAGGATATGTAAACGAATCAACCGATCCGACAGGTCCTGTGGGGTTTGTTTCAGATTACCGGCCAGGACCCCGACGGTGATCATCGAAAGAAGAAGCAAGCTACATACAAACAACTTCATCCGCACTCGCTTAGCCACGTCACCAACCCCCTAAATACTCAACTGCCGTCGCAGATTCTTCAAAGCGGCCTTTTCCAAGCGGGAGACCTGGGCCTGGGAGATGCCGATCTCGTCGGCCACCTCCATCTGGGTCTTGCCGCCATAAAAGCGCATGGTAAGGATCTTCTTCTCCCGCTCCGACAACCGGGATAGACACTCCTTAATGGAGATACCCTCCACCCAGTTGGTGTCCTCGTCCTTCGCGTCGCTAATCTGGTCCATGACAAAGATGGGATCACCGCCATCATGGTAGATGGGCTCGAACAGGGAGATGGGGTCTTGGATGGCATCCAAGGCGAAGACCACTTCCTCCCTGGGAATCCCCAGTTCTTCAGCAATCTGGGTGATGGTAGGCTCGGCTCCGGTCTCGTTGGCTAACCGGTCCCGTACCTGCAAAGCCTTGTAGGCGATATCCCGCAAAGACCTTGACACCCGGATGGGGTTGTTGTCCCTTAAGTAGCGTCTGATTTCCCCGATAATCATCGGCACGGCATAGGTAGAAAAACGTACATTCTGACTCAAATCAAAGTTGTCGATGGCTTTCATTAATCCGATACAACCCACTTGAAAAAGATCATCAAGATGCTCGCCCCGGTTGCTAAACCTTTGGATCACACTGAGCACCAACCGCAGATTACAGCGTACCAACTCCTGACGGGCCTCGTCGTCCCCCTCCTTCACCTGTTTCAGGAGTTCCATCATCCGCTCATTTTTCAGCACGGGCAATTCCGATGTGTTGACCCCACAGATTTCCACCTTGTTGGGCACTTTCATGACATCCCTCCCTCCTCAACACCGTATTCTCATTATTGCCACCTTCCGCCGGCTTTATTCTTTTTTGTACTAAGGGAGGAATGTATCCGATGGGCCGGTAATATCTATTAATAATATAGATGACTTTTTGCGGACAAGGAGCGCTGCGGGTATGGCCGACTATATCCGAATCATCTACCTTGACCAGCTGATCCTCTGGGGATTGGTGAACTTCCTCTTCGATTACCTCCTACTGTGGGCCACCAAGGAAATCGCCCGGGCGGAGGTCCGCCGGGGGCGCATGTTCCTTGCTGCCGCCTTCGGTACCATCTATTTTATCCTTTTTCGGCTCAGTTATTACCAAGCCATCCCCTTTTACAACATTTTCGGATCCCTCTTTACCATTTTCCTCGTCTCGCTGGCCATGGTCTATCTGTGTTTTTGGCCCCAATATCGGACCCGCTTTTTGCGTGTGTTGGCCTACTTCTACCTCGTCTTTTTGCTCAGCGGCGGCGCAGGTACCCTGACCGCCCTGTTCCTCTTCGGCACACCCCAAAACCCCAATATGCTCTGGGGTATGCTGGCCTCCATCTTTTCCATCCTGCTGGTAGCGGAGATCGGTTGGGGGGTCATGCAGGATCAGTTGTATCAGCGAGTGTACAAAACTAAGATCCAGGTACAATTCGGTGCCCACAAGGTCGGTTGCACCGCCCTATTAGACACAGGAAATCACCTGCGGGACCCCTTCAGCAAGGTCCCGGTGGTAGTCATGGAACTGAGTGTATTACAGGATATCTTGCCCAAGGAGGTAGTGGAATTTGTGCGCCGGACGACCGAGGGTAATCTGGAAACCATTGACCGGCTGTCCCTTAACCAGGAGTGGTCCACCCGCTTCCGCTGTATCCCCTTCTCCTCCCTAGGAAAGGAAAGCGGACTGTTAGTAGGATTTCGACCGGACGCCCTGTGGATCGCAGCCGGCAAGAAGACCTTGCCTGTACCTGAGGTGGTAGTGGCCCTGACCAGTCAACGGCTGTCCAAGGATGAGAGCTATCGGGCTCTGGTCCATCCCGACGTGTTGAAGATGACCTTAGAAGGCTCTGGACAAATCATCGGATCCCGGGAAGGAGGCAAAGCGGTCAATGCGACCAATTACTAAGCTCAGAATCTATCTGCAGTTACACCTGATCCGCCTTTTGGCCTTTATGGGGCTCCGCCCCGGCGAAATCCATTATATCGGCAGTTCCGAGACCTTACCTGCTCCCCTCT
Encoded proteins:
- a CDS encoding serine hydrolase, with the translated sequence MKHWILTMAAILLAIALLVLYQRPAKERDPWALLLTTTQPRGTKALDYSPLVAQLEEYIAAVDNAQFGIYFQDLHSGQAFGINEEHPFTAASTIKVPLVLYLNHLVAEGKEDFNTRIRYVPERHHQGGNGVLQYDGREEFEYSLRILSNLTITISDNIATAMLLDYLGRPNFVDYMKSLGGKTVYPTGKNVTTARDMGVYLNALLDFAKEHPHLGQRILDDMAHSIFHIGIPQFLPKDIVVAHKEGDLDGVTNDVGIVFTEHPYILAVLCMGGISYDEGFAHIGAISRLVYDYQSQLSRH
- a CDS encoding DEAD/DEAH box helicase, whose translation is MQVTSIFQNIEITVPILPSLARLFERRTETYGPGEEVAPHLKIHFSQSAPAELVQRIRHGKFDDPHWVKLCLMGSRLRTLRDLRDLLVLNYLGDHFQRSGLVLYPHQLNAVRKVVHQMNGRAILADEVGLGKTIEAGMILKEYILRNEVHNALILVPSTLVWQWFFELKDKFNIPVRIQRTLYDWDKGGYLIASIDTAKRPENREIICQQHYDLVIVDEAHKLKNERTQNYQLVNSIVKKYFLLLTATPVQNDLKELYNLINLLRPGQLGTYRDFQNNFTLDKRITQNTERLRELISSVMIRNRRGKDTIELPQRIVNLVPVTMTEGEAKLYQQILEFVRIRTELVPGNILADLTLLREACSSPQAVAFTLENILDQGVGASACQYLCHLLGLALSIERTAKMDCILELLEQLDEKVIIFTEYKATQLALWRLLTQKGYPTLIFNGELSRSQKHWIRSLFKVKAQVLVSTESGGEGLNLQFCRNVINFDLPWNPLRIEQRIGRVHRLGQTKDVQIFNLATTNTIEEHILYLLHEKLDLFRQVVGDLDSILSKKGTNFEQRLATLLLKHREKNALLSALDRFAQELTTKKQRDASQQTNLEALLGG
- a CDS encoding DNA translocase FtsK — its product is MVNQGGLATGSETKLVSSRRRGEIIGIIVMAVAIFGLIGLYWPVTGVVGKYMTEVCRWLLGSAAPIALLILFFCGGATFLKGYVGTIGRSRTLALILLGLVLVVVLHLVRTPVSFPTTEKYSDGGGVLGRILAAALLKAFGSKGTYIVLVAATLIAIELFIDTPLSRQTQWVAGRFTGVFGLLGRGLVHFGQGLVDELSQLRDWLFRRKGAEEEFGDLEEEETEELPLGAKQETLPLEEELEVEEEELEPLDEEHEEVPSKPSKKPPKSGSASVKKPKGTLRLPPLSLLQKKKPQPVSDDGIQEAGELLLETLRSFGIEAKIANVLRGPVVTRFEIQPPAGIKVSRITGLADDIALALAAQDVRIEAPVPGKSVVGVEVPNRETESVYLRELLDTDEFRNATSKLAVAVGKNVAGKPVIASLDRLPHLLIAGATGSGKSVCINCIIASLLYGAKPDEVKLILIDPKRVELAVYDGIPHLIAPVVTDPRQASETLKWVVREMERRYSLFAEVGVRNIDGYNRWVEKQTTKEPTEAEEELAYLSRIVVVIDELADLMMVAAKDVEESICRLAQMARAAGIYLVIATQRPSVDVITGLIKANIPSRIAFAVSSGVDSRTILDCVGAERLLGKGDMLFYPMGATKPFRAQGAFVSDEEVNKLVTFWKKQGSPEYIVEITEPDTVGDVFDETDELYDEAVQLVLETGQASVSMLQRRFRIGYNRAGRLIDMMEARGIVGPSLGSKPREVLVRSTEYKATE
- the pgeF gene encoding peptidoglycan editing factor PgeF, producing the protein MKLAWRRRGGLLFLEAVGAQDAVLCVSTRGGGVSTGPYGTLNLGLHVGDEPGLVLENRRRLARALGFSAELMTCAAQVHGTDIAIVGAAEAGRGAQSQEGLWEVDGLVTAQRGVPLVCFYADCVPLLYYCPAPRVCAVAHAGWRGTLEGIAARMLRVLEGQFGCDLDRIQVIIGPAIGACCYTVGEEVRRLFAEKFGRPVDSTLDLQGINRQILVDYGLPSGNILVSGLCTKCHGDLFFSHRGAQQQGYSATGRHGAVVMLR
- the nrdR gene encoding transcriptional repressor NrdR, producing MRCPFCAQSGSRVVDTRMIQERNAIRRRRECSVCKRRFTTYERPEEYPLMVVKKDGRREMYDRNKIIGGMIKALEKRPVSGQQVEQMVDEIERRIYATGQREVSSQFIGELVMDALLKTDEVAYVRFASVYRQFKDINRFLEELEGLLADQRRSAKDD
- a CDS encoding YlmC/YmxH family sporulation protein, whose protein sequence is MKASELRMRDVVNIADGRKLGYIYDLDVDLETGRINAVILPAPQKLFNFFGRGEDIQIPIERIKKIGVDVILVELPANVGA
- the spoIIR gene encoding stage II sporulation protein R codes for the protein MAKRVRMKLFVCSLLLLSMITVGVLAGNLKQTPQDLSDRLIRLHILANSNDPEDQQLKLLVRDVVRLATKELLQDVKSKDEAAVILAENLSWLAEVARGPVIAMGYDYPVQVEMGVHPFPDRTYGDLEVPAGDYLAVRVIIGGGQGDNWWCVLFPPLCLIEDQETQIVPKNTTEAAESGTGTVKIQYRWKFIDYLPQWLVKGGLQLRQWWSALAAGK
- the sigG gene encoding RNA polymerase sporulation sigma factor SigG; translation: MKVPNKVEICGVNTSELPVLKNERMMELLKQVKEGDDEARQELVRCNLRLVLSVIQRFSNRGEHLDDLFQVGCIGLMKAIDNFDLSQNVRFSTYAVPMIIGEIRRYLRDNNPIRVSRSLRDIAYKALQVRDRLANETGAEPTITQIAEELGIPREEVVFALDAIQDPISLFEPIYHDGGDPIFVMDQISDAKDEDTNWVEGISIKECLSRLSEREKKILTMRFYGGKTQMEVADEIGISQAQVSRLEKAALKNLRRQLSI